A region of uncultured Desulfobacter sp. DNA encodes the following proteins:
- the rplQ gene encoding 50S ribosomal protein L17 — protein sequence MKHRKSVLKLNRTSAHRKAMFRNMVTSLFKHSSIKTTEAKAKGLRKIADKMITLAKRGDLHARRQALAVIREKDVVHALFEEVAEKFNSRHGGYTRITKLGPRKGDVAPMVQIELITD from the coding sequence ATGAAGCATAGAAAATCCGTATTAAAGCTGAACAGAACCAGCGCCCATAGAAAGGCGATGTTTAGGAACATGGTAACTTCTCTGTTCAAACACAGCAGCATCAAAACCACAGAGGCTAAAGCCAAAGGCCTTCGAAAAATTGCCGATAAAATGATTACCCTGGCCAAACGGGGGGATCTTCATGCCAGACGTCAGGCCTTGGCGGTAATCCGTGAAAAAGATGTTGTGCATGCCCTTTTTGAAGAGGTTGCAGAGAAGTTTAACTCAAGACATGGTGGATACACCAGAATTACCAAACTAGGACCAAGAAAAGGGGATGTTGCTCCCATGGTTCAGATTGAACTGATCACCGATTAA